One Huiozyma naganishii CBS 8797 chromosome 4, complete genome genomic region harbors:
- the LHP1 gene encoding tRNA maturation protein LHP1 (similar to Saccharomyces cerevisiae LHP1 (YDL051W); ancestral locus Anc_4.224): MSSTETPENVQPKDVATSRRGSFVPVEFTPENSKQCLKQVEFYFSEFNFPYDKFLRTTAEKNDGWVPIGTIATFNRMKKFRPIDKLVEILRDSALLEVSEDGENVKRRVPLDSTKSTGDRVEQSKRTVVVMNIPHTPETIISELQEKVEDFFQKVENVAQVRLKRDRRRRFHGIAMVEFATAEDCEKFVENYSCGSDDKSKDILSFEGRKLDILTKKQYDQQREATRSKNFSGSGQRSRSFTGHRKNMPKLEAPPAGTNDESAVAEEKEEETKPEN; encoded by the coding sequence ATGTCCTCCACTGAAACCCCTGAAAATGTCCAGCCTAAAGACGTTGCCACTTCGAGAAGAGGCTCCTTTGTTCCTGTAGAATTTACTCCAGAAAACTCTAAGCAGTGTTTGAAGCAAGTCGAATTCTACTTCTCTGAGTTCAATTTCCCATACGACAAGTTCTTGAGAACCACAGCGGAGAAAAATGACGGCTGGGTTCCAATTGGTACCATTGCCACTTTCAACCGTATGAAGAAGTTCAGACCAATTGACAAGTTGGTGGAGATCCTGCGCGATTCTGCTCTCTTGGAGGTTTCAGAGGATGGAGAAAACGTCAAGAGACGTGTTCCGTTGGATTCTACAAAGAGTACTGGGGACAGAGTGGAGCAAAGTAAGCGTACCGTAGTTGTGATGAATATCCCACATACACCTGAAACCATCATCTCGGAATTGCAGGAGAAAGTGGAggattttttccaaaaggtCGAAAACGTCGCCCAGGTTCGTTTGAAGAGGGACCGCAGAAGAAGATTCCACGGGATTGCCATGGTCGAGTTCGCGACAGCGGAGGATTGTGAAAAGTTTGTTGAGAACTATTCTTGTGGCTCAGACGACAAATCCAAGGACATTTTGTCCTTCGAAGGGCGCAAGTTGGACATTTTGACCAAGAAACAGTACGACCAACAGAGGGAAGCCACAAGATCCAAAAACTTCAGTGGTTCCGGCCAGAGATCCAGATCTTTCACCGGTCATAGAAAGAACATGCCTAAATTGGAAGCCCCTCCAGCAGGGACCAACGATGAGTCTGCTGTAgctgaagaaaaggaggaggaaacgAAGCCTGAAAACTGA
- the SLC1 gene encoding 1-acylglycerol-3-phosphate O-acyltransferase SLC1 (similar to Saccharomyces cerevisiae SLC1 (YDL052C); ancestral locus Anc_4.226), translating to MANTILYYARCFLAVIVLMIAALYGVIASIVATLIGKQYLAQWLTARCYYNLMKYTMGFDVKVIGEEKLENKPFIAVSNHQSTLDILMLGRMFPQGCTVTAKSSLKYVPFLGWFMSLSGTYFLDRSSREKSVNTLNKGLEQVKREKRGLWIFPEGTRSYATDLNILPFKKGAFHLAQQGKIPIIPIVVSNTSTLMNPKWKVFNRGVMTVKVLDPIPTDELAKEDIGKLAEQVRDMMLTELQELGYSKANNDTNLPPQFIEQAKKETSVTEKTRDEASTVTGSEIRAAN from the coding sequence ATGGCAAATACTATCCTGTACTATGCAAGGTGTTTCCTTGCGGTGATTGTTCTTATGATTGCCGCGCTTTACGGGGTGATTGCCTCGATTGTTGCTACTTTGATTGGGAAACAGTACTTGGCTCAATGGCTCACTGCCCGTTGTTACTACAACTTGATGAAGTATACGATGGGGTTTGACGTCAAAGTCATTGGCgaggagaaactggagaacaAGCCGTTCATTGCTGTGTCTAACCACCAATCGACGCTGGACATCTTGATGCTGGGGAGAATGTTCCCACAGGGGTGCACTGTGACCGCCAAGAGTTCGTTGAAATATGTTCCCTTCTTGGGCTGGTTTATGAGTTTGAGCGGGACTTATTTCTTGGACAGGAGCAGTAGGGAGAAGAGTgtcaacactttgaacaaaggTCTGGAACAGGTCAAGAGGGAGAAAAGGGGTCTTTGGATCTTCCCCGAGGGCACGAGATCGTACGCGACCGATTTGAACATTTTGCCCTTCAAGAAGGGCGCCTTCCATTTGGCGCAGCAGGGAAAGATCCCGATCATCCCGATCGTAGTCTCGAACACCAGTACTCTGATGAACCCGAAGtggaaagtgttcaaccGCGGGGTTATGACCGTTAAAGTGCTGGACCCAATTCCTACTGATGAATTGGCCAAGGAGGACATTGGGAAACTAGCGGAGCAAGTTAGAGACATGATGCTGACTGAGTTGCAAGAACTGGGATACTCAAAGGCCAACAACGACACCAACTTGCCCCCCCAATTCATCGAGCAAGCGAAGAAAGAGACCAGTGTCACTGAGAAGACGAGAGACGAGGCTTCGACTGTCACAGGATCTGAGATCAGAGCGGCAAACTAA
- the KNAG0D04280 gene encoding fructose-1,6-bisphosphatase (similar to Saccharomyces cerevisiae FBP1 (YLR377C); ancestral locus Anc_4.227), producing the protein MPIKQECQEPLADKIDTNIISLSRFIIEKQKQAKNATGDYSLVLNALGFAFKFIAHTVRRAELIHLTGLFGTSNATGDQQKKLDVLGDEIFINTMASSNIVKILVSEEQEELIRFETTEGTYAVCCDPIDGSSNIDAGVSVGTIVSLFKITSPPSEPGCEQDVLRSGHDMVAACYALYGASTHLLLTLGDGVNGFTLDTNLGEFILTEPDVRLPTDHPKKIYSVNEGNTCYWDESVKTFFDALKQPQDEDNEPYSARYVGSMVADMHRTVLYGGLYAYPGSSKSRNGKLRLLYEGFPMAFLIEQAGGKAVNDKGERILDLVPTKIHDKTSIWIGSSRDVDKYLKHIGKL; encoded by the coding sequence ATGCCAATCAAGCAGGAATGTCAGGAGCCTCTGGCCGACAAGATCGACACTAACATCATCTCTCTGTCCCGTTTCATCATCGAGAAGCAGAAGCAGGCAAAGAATGCCACGGGTGACTACTCGCTTGTGCTGAACGCCCTCGGGTTCGctttcaagttcatcgcGCACACCGTCAGAAGAGCTGAGCTGATCCACTTGACTGGACTGTTCGGGACCTCCAACGCGACGGGCGACCAGCAGAAGAAGCTTGATGTGCTCGGTGACGAGATCTTCATTAACACCATGGCCTCGAGCAACATCGTCAAGATCCTTGTCTCCGAGGAACAGGAGGAGTTGATCAGGTTTGAGACAACCGAGGGCACGTACGCAGTGTGCTGCGACCCGATTGACGGGTCCTCCAACATCGACGCCGGTGTCTCTGTAGGGACCATCGTTTCCCTCTTCAAGATCACCTCACCCCCAAGTGAACCCGGTTGCGAGCAGGATGTATTGAGAAGCGGCCACGATATGGTAGCAGCATGCTACGCCCTGTACGGTGCATCCACCCACTTGCTGCTCACACTGGGCGACGGTGTCAACGGGTTCACCCTCGACACCAACCTGGGCGAGTTCATCCTGACTGAGCCAGACGTGAGACTGCCCACGGATCATCCTAAGAAGATCTACTCCGTCAACGAGGGGAACACCTGCTACTGGGATGAGTCCGTCAAGACTTTCTTCGACGCTTTGAAACAGCCCCAGGACGAGGACAACGAACCATACTCCGCCAGATACGTCGGGTCCATGGTCGCCGATATGCACAGAACCGTCCTGTATGGTGGACTGTATGCCTACCCAGGCTCCTCGAAGAGCAGAAACGGGAAGTTGAGACTACTGTACGAGGGGTTCCCCATGGCGTTCTTGATCGAGCAGGCCGGCGGGAAGGCTGTCAACGACAAAGGTGAGAGAATCCTGGACCTAGTCCCAACCAAGATCCACGACAAAACATCCATCTGGATTGGTTCCTCGAGAGACGTCgacaagtacttgaagCACATTGGGAAGTTATAA
- the PBP4 gene encoding Pbp4p (similar to Saccharomyces cerevisiae PBP4 (YDL053C); ancestral locus Anc_4.228), producing MATTTPKLTGWAQAAARSAPKHSRTTSAVNAKADAVAATEKSATGSPTPSHSPAAAAVDKKANHTGTTGGKKTAHRPPFNRDEVRKYMDSLFDTYANAEETVSYDNILQNNKNLQTANWGTVSSGKNKNKNKKYGYLADIAKVLKN from the coding sequence ATGGCTACAACGACTCCTAAGCTGACAGGTTGGGCGCAGGCAGCAGCAAGGTCTGCCCCGAAACACTCGCGGACCACCTCGGCCGTGAATGCCAAGGCAGACGCCGTGGCTGCTACTGAAAAGTCTGCCACTGGCTCACCAACACCTTCGCATtcccctgctgctgctgccgttGATAAAAAGGCGAACCATACGGGAACCACTGGAGGCAAGAAAACTGCACATAGACCACCGTTCAACAGGGATGAGGTCAGAAAGTACATGGACTCCCTGTTCGACACGTATGCCAATGCGGAGGAGACCGTTTCTTACGACAACATCTTgcagaacaacaagaacttgCAGACGGCAAACTGGGGGACCGTCTCCAGCggcaagaacaagaacaaaaacaagaagtacgGATACCTCGCCGACATTGCCAAAGTATTGAAAAACTAG